The Providencia sp. PROV188 genome includes a region encoding these proteins:
- a CDS encoding type II toxin-antitoxin system HicB family antitoxin — translation MLYPAFIEIDHDGSASGWFPDIEGCTFAGDNIENAYTDAKSALDAHFELLSEKGFEIPEPKSQQEHLNRTKDEYQNGLWLFVDIDMDKYDGRAERINITLPHRLLHRIDTLVKANPEYGSRSGFIAAAARKELQKTDQ, via the coding sequence ATGCTATACCCAGCCTTTATTGAAATTGATCATGATGGTAGTGCGAGTGGTTGGTTTCCAGATATTGAAGGTTGTACTTTTGCTGGCGACAATATTGAAAATGCTTACACTGATGCAAAATCAGCACTCGATGCCCACTTTGAATTATTAAGTGAAAAAGGGTTTGAAATTCCTGAGCCAAAATCTCAGCAAGAGCATCTAAATCGTACAAAAGATGAATATCAAAATGGTCTTTGGTTATTCGTTGATATCGACATGGATAAATATGATGGACGTGCAGAAAGGATTAATATTACGCTACCTCATCGCTTACTGCATCGTATTGATACGCTAGTTAAAGCCAATCCCGAGTATGGAAGCCGTAGTGGATTCATTGCTGCCGCAGCACGTAAAGAACTCCAAAAAACCGATCAGTAA
- the ptsH gene encoding phosphocarrier protein Hpr yields MFQQEVTITAPNGLHTRPAAQFVKEAKAFTSDITLSSGGKSASAKSLFKLQTLGLTQGTVVTISAEGEDEQQAVEFLVKLMGELE; encoded by the coding sequence ATGTTCCAGCAAGAAGTTACTATTACAGCACCTAACGGTTTACATACTCGTCCTGCGGCTCAATTCGTTAAAGAAGCAAAAGCGTTCACTTCAGACATTACTCTGAGTTCAGGCGGCAAGTCAGCTAGCGCAAAAAGCCTGTTCAAACTACAAACATTAGGTTTAACCCAAGGCACCGTAGTCACCATTTCTGCTGAAGGTGAAGATGAGCAACAAGCAGTTGAATTTTTAGTTAAACTGATGGGCGAATTAGAATAA
- the cysK gene encoding cysteine synthase A, which yields MSKIYEDNSLTIGNTPLVRLQHFGNGNILAKVESRNPSFSVKCRVGANMIWDAEKKGILTKDKELVEPTSGNTGIALAYVAAARGYKLTLTMPETMSVERRKLLKALGANLILTEGAKGMKGAIAKAEEIVNSNPSKYLLLQQFSNPANPAIHEKTTGPEIWNDTDGNVDVVVSGVGTGGTITGIGRYLKQTKGKKDVVMVAVEPATSPVITQALAGEEIKPGPHKIQGIGAGFIPGNLDLSIIDKVLQVTDDEAISTARELMEKEGILAGISSGAAIAAAAKLAALPEYKDKNIVVILPSSGERYLSTALFADINAE from the coding sequence ATGAGCAAAATTTATGAAGATAATTCGTTGACCATTGGAAATACTCCATTAGTGCGTTTACAGCATTTTGGCAACGGTAATATTTTGGCAAAAGTGGAATCTCGTAACCCAAGCTTCAGCGTGAAATGCCGTGTGGGCGCGAACATGATTTGGGATGCAGAGAAAAAAGGCATCCTGACAAAAGATAAAGAACTGGTTGAGCCAACAAGCGGAAATACGGGGATTGCCCTCGCTTACGTGGCCGCGGCTCGTGGTTATAAACTAACGCTGACCATGCCAGAAACCATGAGCGTAGAACGCCGTAAACTTCTAAAAGCCCTTGGCGCTAATTTAATCCTGACTGAAGGCGCCAAAGGTATGAAAGGCGCTATTGCGAAAGCGGAAGAAATCGTCAACAGCAACCCAAGTAAGTATCTGCTATTACAGCAATTTAGTAACCCAGCCAACCCAGCCATTCACGAGAAAACGACCGGGCCTGAAATATGGAATGATACTGATGGCAACGTGGATGTCGTTGTTTCTGGTGTTGGAACTGGCGGGACTATCACAGGTATTGGACGCTATTTAAAGCAGACAAAAGGGAAAAAAGATGTGGTGATGGTTGCCGTTGAACCCGCAACTTCCCCAGTAATCACTCAAGCTCTTGCGGGTGAAGAAATTAAGCCGGGCCCCCATAAAATCCAAGGAATCGGTGCTGGCTTTATCCCTGGCAACTTAGACCTTTCTATTATTGATAAAGTCCTGCAAGTTACTGATGACGAAGCAATTTCAACCGCTCGTGAGTTAATGGAAAAAGAAGGTATTCTGGCGGGTATTTCTTCGGGTGCTGCGATTGCGGCAGCCGCTAAACTTGCTGCACTACCAGAATATAAAGACAAAAATATTGTGGTCATTCTTCCGTCTTCAGGAGAGCGTTACTTATCCACCGCACTGTTTGCAGATATTAATGCCGAATAA
- a CDS encoding type II toxin-antitoxin system HicA family toxin: MKSSELINMLENNGWKLERVKGSHHQFSHPDFSIVITVPHPRKDLKIGTLNQILKAAKLKH, from the coding sequence TTGAAAAGTTCGGAGCTGATAAATATGTTAGAAAATAATGGATGGAAATTAGAGCGAGTTAAAGGGAGTCATCACCAATTTTCTCATCCAGACTTTTCAATTGTTATCACAGTCCCGCATCCTCGAAAGGATTTAAAGATAGGTACACTTAATCAAATCCTTAAAGCGGCTAAACTGAAACATTAA
- a CDS encoding sulfate ABC transporter substrate-binding protein, giving the protein MKKSIFKNTGLASLAMFSLMSSASLTAAELLNSSYDISRELFAALNPEFEKQWAQENPNDPLTIKQSHAGSSKQALAILQGLKADVVTFNQVTDVQILHDKGQLIPADWQARLPNNSSPYYSTMAFLVRKGNPKGIKTWDDLARSDVKLVFPNPKTSGNGRYTYLAAWGAFNQENGKDSPKTREKMQQFLKNVEVFDTGGRGATTSFIERGLGDVLISFESEVNNIRSQYGESDYEVIVPPVDILAEFPVAWIDKNVQKNGTEKAAKAYLNYLYTPEAQNIITRFNYRVNDKQVMEANKSKFPSTQLFTVESQFGNWNNVMNDHFSTGGEFDQLMEQGRR; this is encoded by the coding sequence ATGAAAAAATCAATTTTTAAAAATACAGGCTTAGCGAGTTTGGCGATGTTTTCGTTAATGAGTAGCGCATCCCTGACGGCGGCTGAATTACTGAATAGTTCCTATGATATTTCAAGAGAGCTATTTGCGGCGTTAAACCCTGAATTTGAAAAGCAGTGGGCGCAGGAAAACCCTAATGATCCACTGACAATCAAGCAGTCTCACGCGGGCTCATCGAAGCAAGCGTTGGCCATTTTGCAAGGGCTAAAAGCGGATGTGGTGACGTTTAACCAAGTGACTGATGTGCAAATTCTCCACGATAAAGGGCAATTAATCCCGGCAGATTGGCAAGCGCGTTTACCGAATAATAGCTCCCCTTATTATTCGACAATGGCATTTTTAGTTCGTAAGGGCAATCCGAAAGGCATTAAAACGTGGGACGACCTTGCACGCAGTGACGTGAAACTGGTATTTCCAAACCCCAAAACGTCGGGAAATGGTCGCTATACCTACCTTGCAGCATGGGGAGCATTTAACCAAGAAAATGGTAAAGATAGCCCTAAAACACGCGAAAAAATGCAGCAATTCCTGAAAAACGTTGAAGTGTTTGATACGGGCGGTCGTGGTGCAACAACCTCATTTATCGAGCGAGGGTTAGGGGATGTTTTAATTAGCTTTGAGTCTGAAGTGAATAACATTCGTAGCCAATATGGCGAATCCGACTACGAAGTGATTGTGCCTCCGGTCGATATTTTGGCGGAATTCCCAGTCGCGTGGATTGACAAAAATGTGCAAAAAAATGGCACAGAAAAAGCGGCAAAAGCCTACTTAAATTACCTCTACACCCCCGAGGCACAAAATATTATTACTCGCTTTAATTACCGCGTGAATGACAAACAGGTGATGGAAGCGAATAAAAGCAAATTCCCGTCAACTCAGCTGTTTACGGTGGAATCACAATTTGGCAATTGGAACAATGTGATGAATGACCACTTTTCGACGGGAGGGGAATTTGATCAACTTATGGAACAAGGTCGTCGTTAA
- the cysZ gene encoding sulfate transporter CysZ, with amino-acid sequence MTQSTFSPQKNHSGFYYFSQGWRLITRPGIKRFVILPLLANILLLGGAFWWLYSKLGGWIEQVMSYIPSWLQWLDYLIWPVAVISILLIFSYFFSTIANIIAAPFNGWLSEHLEAELTGKPAPDTGMAELLKDVPRMIKREFVRIAYYLPRAIVLLVLFFIPGIGQTVAPVLWFLFGAWMMSIQYCDYPFDNHRVGFNDMKQALSKDRVNNVQFGGAVSLLMMIPILNLVIMPVAVCGATLMWVDRYRARYARY; translated from the coding sequence ATGACCCAATCGACATTTTCGCCACAAAAAAATCACTCTGGTTTTTATTACTTTTCACAAGGGTGGCGACTAATCACTCGTCCTGGCATTAAGCGTTTTGTTATTTTACCCCTATTAGCAAACATTCTGCTGCTTGGTGGCGCTTTTTGGTGGTTATACAGCAAGCTTGGCGGATGGATTGAGCAGGTTATGAGCTACATCCCTAGCTGGCTACAATGGCTTGACTATCTGATTTGGCCTGTTGCCGTCATTTCTATCTTACTGATTTTCAGCTATTTCTTTAGCACGATTGCCAACATCATCGCGGCTCCGTTTAACGGCTGGCTATCAGAGCATTTAGAAGCTGAATTGACTGGTAAGCCTGCACCTGATACGGGAATGGCAGAATTGCTAAAAGATGTACCGCGCATGATTAAACGCGAATTTGTGCGAATTGCTTACTATTTGCCACGAGCCATCGTGTTATTGGTGCTGTTCTTTATTCCCGGTATTGGACAAACTGTTGCACCCGTTTTATGGTTCCTGTTCGGCGCTTGGATGATGTCTATTCAATATTGCGATTACCCATTTGATAACCATCGAGTTGGGTTTAACGACATGAAGCAAGCACTCTCAAAAGACCGAGTGAATAATGTTCAATTTGGTGGTGCCGTCAGCTTATTAATGATGATCCCAATTTTGAATTTAGTCATCATGCCGGTTGCAGTTTGTGGCGCAACCTTAATGTGGGTTGACCGTTATCGCGCTCGTTATGCTCGCTATTAG
- the cysT gene encoding sulfate/thiosulfate ABC transporter permease CysT — translation MRKSGKRFLPGFGLTLGSSLFFVCLILLLPLSALVVQLSDMTWQQYWAVISYPQVVAAYKVTLLAALVASLFNAVFGMLLAWILTRYRFPGRLFLDGLVDLPFALPTAVAGLTLATLFATSGWYGQYLHQFDIKVVNTWLGIAVAMAFTSIPFVVRTVQPVLEELGPEYEEAAQTLGATRWQTFRRVVLPEVSPALIAGTVLSFTRSLGEFGAIIFIAGNIAWQTEVVSLMIFSQLQQFDYPAASAIASVILAVSLLLLFTVNVIQSRFGKRLGGH, via the coding sequence ATGCGTAAATCAGGAAAGCGGTTTTTACCCGGTTTCGGACTGACGTTAGGTAGTAGCTTGTTTTTCGTCTGTTTGATTTTGTTATTGCCTTTAAGCGCTCTCGTGGTGCAGCTTTCCGATATGACATGGCAGCAGTATTGGGCTGTGATCAGTTACCCTCAAGTGGTTGCTGCTTATAAAGTAACTTTATTGGCGGCTCTGGTCGCAAGCCTATTTAATGCGGTTTTTGGCATGTTGCTGGCATGGATTTTAACGCGTTATCGCTTTCCTGGTCGCTTGTTCCTAGATGGATTGGTGGATTTACCTTTCGCGCTTCCTACGGCGGTCGCTGGGCTGACTCTTGCGACCTTATTTGCCACATCGGGCTGGTATGGACAGTATCTGCATCAGTTCGATATCAAAGTGGTAAATACTTGGTTAGGTATCGCCGTCGCGATGGCTTTTACCAGCATTCCTTTTGTGGTCAGAACGGTTCAGCCTGTACTGGAAGAGTTAGGGCCTGAATACGAAGAAGCTGCACAAACGCTAGGTGCAACACGCTGGCAAACGTTCCGCCGTGTTGTATTACCTGAAGTTTCTCCTGCACTAATAGCGGGAACCGTTTTATCTTTTACACGCAGCCTTGGTGAATTTGGGGCGATTATTTTTATCGCCGGAAACATTGCGTGGCAAACGGAGGTGGTCTCCTTAATGATTTTCAGCCAATTGCAGCAGTTTGATTACCCTGCCGCTAGTGCGATTGCCTCGGTAATTTTAGCGGTATCACTGCTTCTTTTATTCACGGTGAATGTAATCCAAAGCCGCTTTGGTAAACGCTTAGGGGGGCATTAA
- the cysM gene encoding cysteine synthase CysM: MSTLEQFIGHTPLVRLQRLTEGLDAEIWVKLEGNNPAGSVKDRAAFSMINEAEKRGEIKPGDTLIEATSGNTGIALAMIAAVKGYKLKLLMPDNMSQERKASMQAYGAELILVSTTVGMEGARDLAQEMAKRGEGKVLDQFNNPDNPLAHFKTTGPEIWQQTAGRITHFVSSMGTTGTITGVSRYLKSQSQDVEIVGLQPAEKSQIPGIRRWSPEYLPGIFDSELVDTVLDINQQEAEDTMRALAKREGIFCGVSSGGAVAGALRVAKENPHAVIVAIICDRGDRYLSTGVFDK, from the coding sequence GTGTCAACGTTGGAACAGTTTATTGGTCATACGCCGTTGGTTCGCTTGCAACGTCTAACGGAAGGTTTGGATGCTGAAATCTGGGTAAAGCTTGAAGGAAATAACCCTGCCGGTTCAGTAAAAGATAGAGCGGCATTTTCGATGATCAACGAAGCCGAAAAACGCGGGGAGATCAAACCGGGAGATACGCTTATTGAAGCCACCAGTGGCAATACAGGGATCGCTTTAGCGATGATTGCTGCGGTGAAAGGTTACAAACTGAAGCTGTTAATGCCAGATAACATGAGCCAAGAGCGTAAAGCGTCTATGCAAGCTTATGGTGCAGAACTTATTTTAGTGAGTACGACAGTAGGAATGGAAGGGGCGAGGGACTTAGCTCAAGAGATGGCAAAGCGAGGCGAAGGGAAGGTTTTAGACCAATTTAATAACCCTGATAACCCTTTAGCCCATTTTAAAACTACAGGACCCGAGATCTGGCAACAAACAGCAGGGCGAATTACCCATTTTGTGTCTAGTATGGGGACAACAGGCACCATCACTGGCGTGAGTCGTTACTTAAAAAGCCAATCACAAGATGTGGAAATTGTGGGCTTACAACCCGCTGAAAAGAGCCAAATCCCAGGGATTCGCCGTTGGTCTCCAGAATATTTACCGGGGATTTTTGACAGCGAATTAGTGGATACTGTACTCGATATTAATCAGCAAGAAGCTGAAGACACGATGCGCGCTTTAGCAAAACGTGAAGGTATTTTTTGTGGCGTAAGTTCAGGTGGTGCGGTAGCGGGTGCGTTACGAGTAGCAAAAGAGAATCCTCATGCCGTGATTGTGGCGATTATTTGTGATCGTGGTGACCGCTATTTGTCGACAGGTGTTTTTGATAAATAA
- the ptsI gene encoding phosphoenolpyruvate-protein phosphotransferase PtsI: protein MISGILVSPGFAFGQALILKEDPIVVSTRKITDEQIDKEIQNFIDGRNKSAEQLSLIKDKAEKNLGAEKAEIFEGHIMLLEDEELEQEIISLIKGDKKTADAAVYSVIEDQAQALEALDDEYLKERAADVRDIGKRLLRNILNMPIVDLSAITEEVILVAPDLTPSETAQLNLDKVLGFITDLGGRTSHTSIMARSLEIPAIVGTTDATSKVKSGDFIVLDGVNNTIYLNPSESEIDKLKAFRNEYLQEKEELAKLKDLPAMTLDGHQVEVCANIGTVRDVAGAERNGAEGVGLYRTEFLFMDRDALPTEEEQFQAYKAVAEAMGSQAVIVRTMDIGGDKDLPYMNLPKEENPFLGWRAIRICLDRKEILHSQLRAILRASKFGKLRIMFPMVISVEEVRELKAELEMLKEQLREEGKAFDEAIEVGIMVETPAAAVIAHHLAKEVDFFSIGTNDLTQYTLAVDRGNELISHLYNPMSPAVLNLIKQVIDASHAEGKWTGMCGELAGDERATLLLLGMGLDEFSMSAISIPRIKKLIRNANFADTQALAEQALAQPTADELMKLVDTFIQEKTLC, encoded by the coding sequence ATGATTTCAGGAATTTTAGTATCCCCAGGTTTTGCTTTTGGTCAGGCTCTCATCCTCAAAGAAGATCCTATTGTTGTCAGCACCCGTAAAATCACTGACGAGCAAATTGATAAAGAGATCCAAAACTTCATTGATGGACGTAACAAATCAGCTGAGCAGCTTAGCCTTATCAAAGATAAAGCAGAAAAAAATCTTGGTGCGGAAAAAGCTGAGATTTTTGAAGGTCATATCATGCTGCTGGAAGATGAAGAATTAGAGCAAGAAATTATTTCTCTCATCAAAGGCGATAAAAAAACCGCGGATGCGGCGGTTTACTCAGTCATTGAAGACCAAGCTCAAGCATTAGAAGCATTAGATGACGAATATCTGAAAGAGCGTGCCGCTGACGTACGTGACATTGGTAAACGCCTGCTCAGAAATATTCTTAATATGCCGATTGTCGATTTAAGCGCAATCACCGAAGAAGTTATTTTAGTTGCCCCTGATTTGACTCCATCCGAAACTGCTCAGTTAAACTTAGACAAAGTATTAGGTTTTATCACTGACCTCGGTGGTCGTACTTCCCATACCTCTATCATGGCTCGTTCACTGGAAATTCCTGCGATTGTCGGTACCACCGATGCGACCAGCAAAGTGAAAAGCGGTGATTTTATTGTATTAGATGGCGTGAACAACACCATTTACCTCAATCCATCTGAAAGCGAAATTGATAAGCTGAAAGCCTTCAGAAATGAATACCTACAAGAAAAAGAAGAGCTGGCGAAATTAAAAGATTTACCAGCAATGACCTTAGACGGTCATCAAGTTGAAGTCTGTGCAAACATCGGTACTGTGCGTGATGTCGCAGGTGCTGAGCGTAATGGCGCAGAAGGTGTGGGTCTATACCGCACTGAATTCTTATTCATGGACAGAGACGCTCTGCCAACAGAAGAAGAGCAATTCCAAGCGTATAAAGCTGTAGCAGAAGCCATGGGCAGCCAAGCAGTGATTGTACGTACAATGGATATTGGTGGTGATAAAGACTTACCTTACATGAACTTACCGAAGGAAGAGAACCCATTCCTTGGCTGGCGTGCAATTCGTATTTGTCTTGACCGCAAAGAAATTCTACACTCTCAATTAAGAGCTATTTTAAGGGCGTCTAAATTTGGTAAACTGCGTATCATGTTCCCGATGGTTATTTCTGTCGAAGAAGTTCGAGAACTGAAAGCAGAACTTGAGATGCTTAAAGAGCAGCTACGAGAAGAAGGCAAAGCCTTTGATGAAGCGATTGAAGTCGGTATTATGGTGGAAACGCCAGCTGCGGCAGTCATTGCACATCATTTGGCGAAGGAAGTTGATTTCTTTAGTATTGGGACGAATGATCTCACTCAATACACTTTAGCGGTTGACCGTGGTAATGAGCTGATTTCACACCTTTATAATCCGATGTCTCCAGCCGTCTTGAACTTGATTAAACAAGTGATTGACGCTTCTCACGCGGAAGGTAAATGGACGGGTATGTGTGGTGAATTAGCAGGTGATGAACGTGCGACCTTATTGCTGTTAGGCATGGGTCTGGACGAATTTAGTATGAGCGCAATCTCAATTCCTCGTATCAAAAAGCTTATTCGTAATGCGAATTTTGCAGATACTCAAGCGCTAGCGGAACAAGCACTTGCTCAACCAACAGCCGATGAATTGATGAAACTTGTCGATACCTTTATCCAAGAAAAAACGTTATGCTAA
- the cysA gene encoding sulfate/thiosulfate ABC transporter ATP-binding protein CysA, with amino-acid sequence MSIEINHVGKLFGKTSVLNNISLDIGSGEMVALLGPSGSGKTTLLRIIAGLEQQSHGSLRFHGQDVSQVHAKDRHVGFVFQHYALFRHMTVFENVAFGLTVLPRKQRPSKAAIKQKAMALLEMVQLAHLAERFPSQLSGGQKQRVALARALAVEPQILLLDEPFGALDAQVRIELRRWLRQLHEELKFTSVFVTHDQEEAMEVADRIVVMSQGHIEQVGTPNEIWQSPETRFVLEFMGEVNKIPGQIRGSQLQIANFTFPLAQVSAQQGEVDVFIRPWDIRLQKERDEQHQLPVRIIESGPRGHFWQLTVQPLGWSEETLSVVWQDARTVPTRGENYYLGSQQTQIYQGKEPLFFPSLAKSA; translated from the coding sequence ATGAGTATTGAAATTAATCATGTTGGTAAATTGTTTGGTAAAACATCAGTGCTGAACAATATCTCATTGGATATCGGCTCAGGGGAAATGGTGGCATTGTTGGGGCCATCTGGCTCTGGGAAAACCACCTTGTTGCGGATTATTGCGGGGCTAGAGCAACAAAGCCACGGTTCGTTACGTTTCCATGGTCAAGATGTAAGCCAAGTCCATGCGAAAGATAGGCATGTCGGTTTCGTTTTCCAGCATTATGCGCTATTTCGCCATATGACGGTATTCGAGAATGTGGCGTTTGGTTTGACGGTATTACCTCGAAAACAGCGACCCTCAAAAGCAGCGATTAAGCAAAAAGCAATGGCGCTGCTTGAGATGGTGCAATTAGCCCATTTGGCTGAGCGTTTTCCTTCTCAGCTTTCTGGTGGACAAAAACAGCGGGTAGCATTGGCAAGAGCATTAGCGGTAGAGCCGCAAATTTTGCTGTTAGACGAACCGTTTGGTGCACTAGACGCGCAAGTGCGTATTGAATTACGTCGTTGGTTGCGTCAGCTTCATGAAGAGTTGAAATTCACGAGTGTATTCGTGACTCATGACCAAGAGGAAGCGATGGAAGTTGCAGATCGCATAGTCGTGATGAGCCAAGGGCATATTGAACAAGTCGGTACTCCAAATGAAATTTGGCAATCACCGGAAACGCGTTTTGTGCTTGAATTCATGGGGGAGGTTAACAAAATCCCTGGACAGATCCGCGGTTCACAGTTGCAGATAGCGAACTTTACTTTCCCACTCGCGCAGGTTAGTGCTCAGCAAGGGGAGGTCGATGTATTTATTCGCCCTTGGGATATTCGTTTGCAGAAAGAAAGGGATGAACAACACCAATTGCCAGTAAGGATCATTGAATCAGGCCCTCGCGGCCATTTTTGGCAATTAACGGTGCAACCTTTAGGTTGGAGTGAGGAAACCTTGTCCGTGGTATGGCAGGATGCGCGTACTGTTCCTACAAGGGGCGAAAATTACTACCTCGGCAGCCAACAAACACAAATTTATCAGGGTAAAGAGCCATTATTTTTCCCCTCTCTAGCTAAAAGCGCGTAG
- the crr gene encoding PTS glucose transporter subunit IIA gives MGLFDKLKSLVSEDKSSSGNIEIIAPLSGEIVNIEDVPDVVFAEKIVGDGIAIKPSGNKIVAPVDGTIGKIFETNHAFSIESDDGIELFVHFGIDTVELKGEGFKRIAEEGQSVKKGDVVIEFDLALLEEKAKSVLTPVVISNMDEIKELNKLSGTVTVGETVIMRIKK, from the coding sequence ATGGGTCTGTTTGACAAACTGAAATCACTAGTTTCGGAAGACAAGAGTAGCAGTGGCAATATTGAAATCATCGCGCCATTATCAGGCGAGATAGTCAATATTGAAGATGTACCAGACGTTGTGTTCGCAGAAAAAATTGTTGGTGACGGTATTGCTATCAAGCCTTCTGGCAACAAAATTGTGGCTCCGGTTGATGGTACAATCGGTAAAATCTTTGAAACTAACCATGCGTTTTCTATTGAATCTGATGATGGTATCGAACTGTTTGTTCACTTCGGTATTGATACTGTTGAACTCAAAGGCGAAGGCTTTAAACGTATCGCAGAAGAAGGTCAATCTGTGAAAAAAGGCGACGTTGTCATTGAGTTTGACTTAGCCCTGTTAGAAGAAAAAGCAAAATCAGTTCTGACTCCAGTTGTTATTTCAAATATGGACGAGATCAAAGAGCTGAATAAATTAAGCGGTACCGTGACTGTGGGTGAAACAGTCATTATGCGTATTAAGAAATAA
- the cysW gene encoding sulfate/thiosulfate ABC transporter permease CysW — MGQVTPFPVTQRRNINWGKWALIGIGLFFSVLLLVVPIIWIFITAFEKGLGEVLVNLSNPDMLHAIGLTILIALITVPVNLVFGVMLAWLVTRFQFPGRQLLLTLVDIPFAVSPVVAGLLYLLFYGSNSWFGGWLEGFDIQVMFSWPGMALVTIFVTCPFVVRELVPLMLSQGSQEDEAATLLGASGWKMFWRVTLPNIRWALLYGVVLTNARAIGEFGAVSVVSGAIRGETYTLPLQVELLHQDYNTVGAFTAAAILALLAIITLIVKSALQWHLSRQQTESGVH; from the coding sequence ATGGGACAAGTCACACCATTTCCAGTCACTCAACGCAGAAATATCAACTGGGGAAAATGGGCACTCATTGGAATTGGGCTATTTTTCTCGGTATTGCTGCTGGTGGTGCCAATTATCTGGATTTTTATCACGGCATTTGAGAAGGGATTAGGTGAAGTACTCGTCAACTTAAGCAACCCAGACATGCTCCATGCCATCGGGTTAACGATTCTTATCGCGTTGATCACAGTGCCTGTTAACTTGGTTTTTGGCGTGATGTTGGCGTGGTTGGTGACGCGTTTTCAGTTTCCAGGGCGCCAGTTGTTATTGACCTTAGTTGATATTCCTTTTGCGGTTTCGCCGGTCGTGGCAGGGCTACTCTATTTACTCTTTTACGGTTCGAATAGTTGGTTTGGTGGCTGGTTAGAAGGCTTTGATATTCAGGTGATGTTTTCATGGCCGGGAATGGCGTTAGTGACTATTTTTGTGACATGCCCATTTGTCGTCAGGGAGCTAGTGCCATTGATGCTAAGTCAGGGAAGCCAAGAGGACGAAGCAGCAACATTATTGGGTGCGTCAGGTTGGAAAATGTTTTGGCGAGTCACTCTGCCAAATATTCGCTGGGCGCTGCTTTATGGCGTGGTATTAACCAATGCGCGTGCCATTGGCGAATTTGGTGCGGTGTCTGTGGTATCGGGCGCTATTCGTGGTGAAACTTACACATTGCCTCTGCAAGTTGAGTTGCTTCATCAAGATTACAATACGGTAGGTGCGTTCACGGCTGCGGCTATTTTAGCGTTATTAGCGATTATTACCTTGATTGTGAAAAGTGCTTTGCAATGGCATTTAAGCCGGCAGCAAACTGAGTCAGGAGTCCATTAA
- a CDS encoding Dyp-type peroxidase, with product MSHSQSGILKEHSRFGIFIEAMVTGSLEEVKSGCKIFVDELTKLQAKFPDDRLGAVIAFGSDVWKQLGHSAVSPELKPFRTLGKGLAPATQRDMFIHIQSLRHDINFSLAQAALKAFGSSIEVVEEIHGFRWVEDRDLSGFIDGTENPQGEEIAEVTLINQGDDIGGSYVMVQRYEHDLKKWSRFSEHEQEKMIGRTKHDSVELDEDARNKTSHVSRVVIEEEGEELSVMRHSLPYGTASGKHGLFFIAYCATIHNIEQQLLSMFGETDGKYDDLLRMTKAVSGSYYYAPSIERLLSL from the coding sequence ATGTCTCATTCCCAAAGTGGTATTTTGAAGGAACATAGTCGTTTTGGTATTTTTATTGAAGCCATGGTGACCGGGTCGCTCGAAGAGGTGAAATCAGGGTGCAAGATTTTTGTTGATGAATTAACCAAACTACAAGCAAAATTCCCTGATGATCGTCTTGGTGCTGTGATTGCATTTGGTTCAGATGTTTGGAAGCAGCTCGGACACTCAGCTGTTTCACCAGAATTAAAGCCATTTCGCACGCTCGGCAAAGGACTAGCGCCTGCGACTCAGCGCGATATGTTTATTCATATTCAATCATTACGTCATGATATTAACTTTTCTCTGGCGCAAGCCGCGCTAAAAGCATTTGGTTCATCCATTGAAGTGGTTGAAGAAATTCATGGTTTCCGTTGGGTTGAAGATAGAGATTTAAGCGGTTTCATTGATGGTACAGAAAACCCTCAAGGCGAAGAAATTGCTGAAGTGACGTTGATTAATCAAGGCGATGACATTGGTGGTAGCTATGTCATGGTACAACGCTATGAGCATGACCTGAAAAAATGGTCTCGTTTCTCTGAGCATGAACAAGAGAAAATGATTGGTCGTACTAAACACGATAGCGTTGAATTAGACGAAGATGCGCGTAATAAAACATCTCACGTTTCTCGCGTAGTGATTGAAGAAGAGGGCGAAGAGCTCTCCGTTATGCGCCATAGCCTGCCATACGGCACAGCAAGCGGTAAACACGGTTTATTCTTTATTGCCTACTGCGCAACCATCCATAATATTGAACAACAATTACTGAGCATGTTTGGTGAAACTGATGGTAAATATGATGATCTGCTGCGTATGACGAAAGCCGTTTCTGGTAGCTATTATTACGCGCCATCAATTGAAAGATTATTATCCCTATAA